The following proteins come from a genomic window of Cronobacter muytjensii ATCC 51329:
- the mdtJ gene encoding multidrug/spermidine efflux SMR transporter subunit MdtJ, which yields MFYWILLALAIVAEITGTLSLKWASVGGGHAGFILMLVMISLSYIFLSFSIKRIALGVAYALWEGVGIVLITLFSVLLFNETLTLQKGLGLLVLIAGILLIKTGTQTQPRKPEVRHVAG from the coding sequence ATGTTTTACTGGATTTTATTAGCCCTGGCGATTGTCGCCGAAATTACCGGAACGCTGTCATTAAAATGGGCAAGTGTGGGCGGTGGCCACGCCGGATTTATTTTAATGCTGGTGATGATTTCCCTTTCTTATATTTTTCTTTCTTTTTCGATTAAGCGTATTGCGCTCGGTGTGGCGTATGCCCTGTGGGAAGGCGTTGGGATTGTCTTAATTACACTCTTCAGCGTCCTGCTGTTTAACGAAACGCTGACGCTGCAAAAAGGGCTGGGTCTGCTGGTATTGATTGCCGGGATCCTGCTGATTAAAACCGGCACCCAGACGCAGCCCCGTAAACCGGAGGTGCGCCATGTCGCAGGTTGA
- a CDS encoding carboxypeptidase M32 translates to MENKNYQQLSRTFLRLSRFSHLSAIASWDMFSMMPPGGSRARGEALAELSVLQHQILTDKKMAEWLRGAEQEDLNDLEQANLREMQRHYQQAALLPEALVEAKSLAGSRCEHAWRSQRPANDWDGFAENLKEVVKLSREEAAIRAEAKGCSRYDALLDIFEPDMTSARLDTLFGDLRSWLPDLLARAVEKQQRTALITPQGPFPVAQQRELGLEAMRLLGFDFDGGRLDVSAHPFCGGVPEDVRITTRYDENELFSALFGVIHETGHARYEQNLPREWPGQPVALARSTAIHESQSLFFEMQLGRSRPFLKLLLPQVVEPFGMQPAFEEENYLAWNQRVKPGFIRVDADEVSYPAHVVLRYEIERALIDGDIEVDDIPALWDEKMQQWLGISTTGNYRDGCMQDIHWTDGGFGYFPSYTLGAMYAAQLFHAARQALPNLDAAIAAGDLRPLFDWLRQSVWQHGSRFSTSQLLTNATGEDLNPRYFQDHLTARYL, encoded by the coding sequence ATGGAAAACAAAAACTATCAACAGCTTAGCCGCACGTTCCTGCGACTGTCCCGCTTCTCTCATCTCTCGGCTATCGCCAGCTGGGATATGTTTTCGATGATGCCGCCAGGCGGCAGCCGCGCGCGTGGCGAAGCCCTGGCCGAACTGAGCGTGCTCCAGCATCAGATCCTCACCGATAAAAAAATGGCCGAGTGGCTGCGCGGCGCGGAGCAGGAAGACCTCAACGACCTTGAACAGGCCAATCTGCGCGAAATGCAGCGCCACTATCAGCAGGCGGCGCTGCTGCCCGAGGCGCTGGTGGAGGCCAAATCGCTTGCCGGTAGCCGCTGCGAGCACGCCTGGCGCAGCCAGCGTCCGGCCAATGACTGGGACGGCTTCGCGGAAAACCTCAAAGAAGTGGTGAAACTGAGCCGTGAAGAGGCAGCCATCCGCGCCGAAGCCAAAGGCTGCTCGCGCTACGACGCGCTGCTCGATATTTTCGAGCCGGATATGACCAGCGCGCGTCTCGATACGCTATTTGGCGATCTGCGCAGCTGGCTGCCGGATCTCCTCGCCCGCGCGGTGGAAAAACAGCAGCGCACCGCGCTTATCACGCCGCAGGGGCCGTTCCCGGTCGCGCAACAGCGCGAGCTGGGCCTTGAAGCGATGCGCCTGCTGGGATTCGATTTCGACGGCGGCAGGCTGGACGTCAGCGCGCACCCGTTCTGCGGCGGCGTGCCGGAAGATGTGCGCATCACCACACGCTATGACGAAAACGAACTTTTCAGCGCGCTGTTCGGCGTCATCCATGAAACCGGCCACGCCCGCTATGAGCAAAATCTGCCGCGCGAATGGCCGGGCCAGCCGGTGGCGCTGGCGCGCTCCACCGCCATCCACGAATCCCAGAGCCTGTTCTTCGAGATGCAGCTTGGGCGCAGCCGCCCGTTCCTGAAACTCCTGCTGCCGCAGGTGGTTGAGCCTTTCGGGATGCAGCCCGCGTTTGAGGAGGAGAACTATCTCGCCTGGAACCAGCGCGTGAAGCCAGGCTTTATTCGCGTCGATGCCGACGAGGTGAGCTACCCGGCCCACGTGGTGCTGCGCTATGAAATTGAACGCGCGCTGATTGATGGCGATATCGAAGTGGATGATATCCCGGCGCTATGGGATGAGAAAATGCAGCAGTGGCTTGGGATTTCCACCACCGGCAACTATCGCGACGGCTGTATGCAGGATATTCACTGGACCGACGGCGGTTTCGGCTATTTCCCGTCGTATACGCTCGGCGCGATGTATGCCGCGCAGCTGTTCCACGCCGCGCGCCAGGCGCTGCCGAACCTCGACGCCGCGATTGCGGCAGGCGATCTGCGCCCGCTGTTTGACTGGCTGCGCCAGTCGGTGTGGCAGCACGGCAGCCGTTTCAGCACGTCGCAGCTGCTTACCAACGCCACCGGCGAAGATCTCAACCCGCGCTACTTCCAGGACCACCTGACGGCGCGCTATTTGTAA
- a CDS encoding helix-turn-helix domain-containing protein has protein sequence MDITAHLAQTLKALRQRKNWSLTQAAEITGVSKAMLGQIERNESSPTVATLWKIATGFNVPFSVFILPRASGARAVFDGGQAMIVEPLFPWDEQLRFDMLAITLAPGAQSDSTPHEKGVTEHVVVIEGELELQTEGVWRRLGPGDGLKFAGDQPHAYRNATPLPVRFHSVIHYPAA, from the coding sequence ATGGATATCACCGCCCATCTCGCGCAGACGCTGAAAGCGCTACGCCAGCGGAAAAACTGGAGCCTGACGCAGGCCGCTGAAATCACCGGCGTGTCGAAAGCGATGCTTGGCCAGATAGAGCGCAATGAATCAAGCCCGACGGTGGCGACACTGTGGAAGATAGCCACCGGCTTCAACGTGCCGTTCTCGGTGTTTATCCTGCCGCGCGCGTCGGGGGCGCGCGCCGTGTTTGACGGCGGGCAGGCGATGATCGTCGAGCCGTTGTTTCCGTGGGATGAACAGTTGCGCTTCGATATGCTCGCCATTACGCTCGCGCCCGGCGCGCAGAGCGACTCCACGCCGCATGAGAAAGGGGTGACGGAGCATGTGGTGGTGATTGAGGGCGAGCTGGAGCTTCAGACGGAGGGCGTCTGGCGACGGCTCGGCCCCGGCGACGGACTGAAGTTTGCCGGCGACCAGCCGCACGCCTATCGCAACGCGACGCCGCTGCCGGTGCGCTTCCATTCGGTTATTCACTACCCGGCGGCATAA
- a CDS encoding protein YdgV: MDNQFNRFISSFYAFSTLSSAVFPCGEQHWRNAL, translated from the coding sequence ATGGACAACCAGTTCAATCGCTTTATTTCATCGTTTTACGCTTTTTCCACTCTTTCCTCTGCCGTCTTTCCTTGCGGCGAACAGCACTGGCGCAACGCGCTGTAG
- a CDS encoding LysR family transcriptional regulator, translating to MNIELRHLRYFVAVAEELHFGRAAARLNISQPPLSQQIQALEAQTGARLLARTNRSVSLTAAGRQFLADSRQILSEVEAAAVRAARLHNGETGELRIGFTSSAPFIRAISDTLSVFRRRYPDVHLQTLEINTRAQIAPLTEGRLDVGLMRNTPLPETLAWQLVLREPLLALIPCDHPLAAREAVSLSELAGEPFVFFDPHVGTGLYDDILGLLHRYGVQPRITQEVGEAMTIIGLVAAGLGVSILPASFQRVRLDEMRWIKLREPDAISEMWLVWARHREQSAAAQRFISLLTGAPMPPETRAEAQ from the coding sequence ATGAATATCGAACTGCGCCATCTTCGCTATTTTGTCGCGGTGGCGGAAGAGCTGCATTTTGGCCGCGCCGCCGCCCGGCTGAATATCTCCCAGCCGCCCCTGAGCCAGCAGATCCAGGCGCTGGAGGCGCAGACCGGCGCGCGGCTGCTGGCCCGCACCAACCGCAGCGTCAGCCTGACGGCGGCAGGCAGGCAGTTTCTCGCCGACAGCCGCCAGATCTTAAGCGAGGTGGAAGCCGCGGCGGTGCGCGCCGCCCGGCTCCATAACGGCGAAACCGGCGAACTGCGCATTGGCTTTACGTCGTCGGCTCCCTTTATCCGCGCCATTTCCGATACGCTGTCGGTGTTTCGCCGCCGCTACCCGGACGTGCATCTGCAGACGCTGGAAATCAACACCCGTGCTCAGATAGCGCCGCTGACGGAAGGGCGGCTGGATGTCGGGTTGATGCGCAACACGCCGCTGCCGGAGACGCTCGCCTGGCAACTGGTGCTGCGCGAGCCGCTGCTGGCGCTGATCCCCTGCGATCACCCGCTCGCCGCGCGCGAGGCGGTATCGTTAAGCGAACTGGCGGGCGAGCCGTTCGTCTTTTTCGATCCGCATGTCGGCACCGGCCTGTATGACGATATTCTCGGCCTGCTGCATCGTTACGGCGTGCAGCCGCGCATCACTCAGGAGGTGGGCGAGGCGATGACGATCATCGGCCTGGTGGCGGCCGGGCTCGGCGTGTCGATTCTGCCGGCGTCGTTTCAGCGCGTGCGGCTTGACGAGATGCGCTGGATAAAACTGCGCGAGCCGGACGCGATTTCAGAAATGTGGCTGGTCTGGGCGCGTCACCGCGAGCAAAGCGCCGCGGCACAACGTTTTATTTCGCTGCTGACCGGCGCGCCCATGCCCCCCGAAACCCGTGCTGAAGCCCAATAA
- the mdtI gene encoding multidrug/spermidine efflux SMR transporter subunit MdtI, producing the protein MSQVELQHILWLLLAIGLEIIANIWLKFSDGFRRPVYGVASLLAVLAAFSALGQAVKGIDLAVAYALWGGFGIAATVAAGWIMFGQRLNRKGWVGLGLLLVGMVIIKLA; encoded by the coding sequence ATGTCGCAGGTTGAATTACAGCATATCCTCTGGCTGCTGCTGGCAATTGGCCTCGAAATTATCGCCAATATCTGGCTGAAATTTTCCGACGGCTTTCGTCGCCCGGTGTATGGCGTGGCCTCGCTGCTGGCGGTGCTGGCCGCCTTTAGCGCGCTCGGTCAGGCGGTGAAGGGCATTGATCTCGCCGTGGCGTATGCGCTGTGGGGCGGGTTCGGGATTGCGGCCACGGTCGCGGCGGGCTGGATAATGTTCGGCCAGCGCCTGAATCGCAAAGGCTGGGTGGGCCTCGGGCTGCTGCTGGTGGGAATGGTGATTATCAAGCTGGCGTAA
- a CDS encoding trypsin-like serine peptidase — protein sequence MRKTVFLLLGSLLLPAFSTHADEGDDASDAASEVQTLFFGHDDRTPVPDPASSPWDAIGQLETESGNLCTATLISPHLALTAGHCLLSPPDGTADRPVALRFVSQKGKWRYEIHSIEGRVAPSLGRKLKADGEGWIVPSSAAPEDFGLIILRNPPSGLTPLPLFEGDRAALNSALKATSRRVTQSGYPEDHLDALYSHQDCLITGWAQRSVLAHQCDTLPGDSGSPLMLRTDSGWQLIGVQSSAPAAKDRWRADNRAIAVTGFRERLEALADE from the coding sequence ATGCGCAAAACCGTTTTCTTGTTACTGGGATCGCTATTATTACCTGCTTTTAGTACACACGCCGACGAGGGGGATGACGCCTCTGACGCCGCCAGCGAGGTGCAAACCCTCTTTTTTGGCCATGATGACCGCACGCCCGTGCCGGACCCGGCCTCTTCCCCCTGGGACGCTATCGGCCAGCTCGAAACCGAGAGCGGCAACCTGTGCACCGCCACGCTCATCTCTCCCCATCTGGCGCTGACCGCTGGCCACTGCCTGCTCTCGCCGCCGGACGGCACGGCGGATCGCCCGGTGGCGCTGCGTTTTGTGTCGCAAAAGGGCAAGTGGCGCTATGAGATCCACAGCATTGAAGGGCGCGTCGCGCCGTCCCTCGGTCGCAAGCTGAAAGCCGACGGCGAAGGCTGGATAGTGCCTTCATCCGCCGCGCCTGAAGATTTCGGGTTGATTATCCTGCGCAATCCGCCGTCGGGCCTGACGCCGCTGCCGCTCTTTGAGGGCGACCGCGCGGCGCTGAACAGCGCGTTGAAGGCCACGAGCCGCCGCGTGACGCAATCAGGCTATCCGGAAGATCATCTCGACGCGCTCTACAGCCATCAGGATTGCCTGATAACGGGCTGGGCGCAGCGTTCCGTGCTGGCGCATCAGTGCGACACGCTGCCCGGCGACAGCGGCTCGCCGCTGATGCTGCGCACCGACAGCGGCTGGCAACTGATTGGCGTACAGAGCTCCGCGCCTGCCGCCAAAGACCGCTGGCGCGCCGATAACCGGGCGATTGCGGTCACCGGCTTTCGCGAGCGGCTTGAAGCCCTGGCGGACGAATAA
- a CDS encoding MFS transporter: protein MSRTSSVSAAPAQAADDAVIAAPATCIKRGTPAFMRVTLALFSAGLATFALLYCVQPILPVLSQEFGVTPATSSVSLSVATGMLAVGLLFTGPLSDAIGRKNVMVTALLLASICTLLATMMHSWHGILLMRALIGLSLSGVAAVGMTYLSEEIHPSVVAFSMGLYISGNSIGGMSGRLLSGVITDFFGWRAAMAFIGCFALAAALMFWKILPASRHFRASSLRPRTLLINFRLHWRDAGLPLLFAEGFLLMGAFVTLFNYIGYRLMLSPWHLSQAAVGLLSVAYLTGTWSSPKAGAMTARFGRGPVMLAFTGVMLCGLLLTLLSSLWLIFAGMLLFSAGFFAAHSVASSWIGPRARRAKGQASSLYLFSYYLGSSVAGTLGGLFWHRFGWNGVGGFIALLLVLALLVGSGLHRRVH from the coding sequence GTGAGTCGTACCTCTTCCGTCAGCGCCGCGCCGGCGCAGGCCGCTGACGATGCTGTGATTGCCGCGCCGGCGACCTGTATCAAACGCGGCACGCCCGCTTTTATGCGCGTCACGCTCGCGCTCTTCTCAGCGGGCCTCGCGACTTTCGCCCTGCTCTATTGCGTGCAACCTATACTGCCCGTGCTGTCGCAGGAGTTCGGCGTGACGCCCGCCACCAGCAGCGTCTCGCTCTCAGTCGCGACCGGGATGCTGGCGGTCGGGCTGCTGTTCACCGGGCCGCTCTCTGACGCCATCGGGCGCAAAAACGTCATGGTGACCGCACTCCTGCTGGCGTCCATCTGCACCCTGCTCGCCACCATGATGCACAGCTGGCACGGCATTCTGCTGATGCGCGCGCTGATCGGGCTCTCTCTGAGCGGCGTGGCGGCGGTCGGGATGACCTATCTTTCCGAGGAGATCCACCCAAGCGTGGTGGCGTTCTCAATGGGGCTGTACATCAGCGGCAACTCCATCGGCGGCATGAGCGGTCGTCTGCTGAGCGGCGTTATCACTGATTTCTTCGGCTGGCGCGCGGCGATGGCGTTTATCGGCTGCTTCGCGCTCGCGGCGGCGCTGATGTTCTGGAAAATCCTCCCCGCCTCGCGCCATTTTCGCGCCTCCTCGCTGCGCCCGCGTACGCTGCTCATTAACTTTCGCCTGCACTGGCGCGACGCCGGTCTGCCGCTGCTGTTTGCCGAAGGCTTTCTGCTGATGGGCGCGTTCGTCACGCTCTTTAACTATATCGGCTACCGGCTGATGCTCTCGCCCTGGCACTTAAGCCAGGCGGCGGTGGGCCTGCTGTCGGTCGCCTATCTCACCGGCACCTGGAGTTCGCCGAAAGCGGGCGCGATGACCGCGCGCTTTGGCCGCGGCCCGGTGATGCTTGCCTTCACCGGCGTGATGCTCTGCGGGCTGCTGCTGACGCTGCTCTCCTCGCTGTGGCTGATTTTCGCAGGCATGCTGCTCTTCTCCGCCGGGTTTTTCGCCGCCCATTCGGTCGCCAGCAGCTGGATTGGTCCGCGGGCGCGGCGCGCCAAAGGCCAGGCCTCGTCGCTCTATCTCTTCAGCTATTATCTGGGCTCAAGCGTCGCAGGGACGCTCGGCGGGCTGTTCTGGCATCGCTTCGGCTGGAACGGCGTCGGCGGGTTTATCGCGCTTCTGCTGGTGCTGGCGCTGCTGGTGGGGAGCGGCCTGCATCGCCGGGTCCACTGA
- the umuD gene encoding translesion error-prone DNA polymerase V autoproteolytic subunit: MLMMRLLPQPDAEGLPLFLEKVACGFPSPAQDYIEKRVSLDAHCIVHPNATYFLRASGESMNGAGIEDGDLLVVDSALKPQEGDIVVAALEGEFTVKTLRLRPVAQLVPMNPDFPPITLAGDGELVIFGVVTWVLKKRR; this comes from the coding sequence ATGTTAATGATGCGTCTCTTACCACAGCCTGATGCCGAAGGGCTGCCGCTGTTTCTGGAGAAGGTGGCCTGCGGTTTTCCGTCTCCCGCGCAGGATTACATTGAAAAGCGCGTGAGCCTGGATGCGCACTGTATTGTGCATCCCAACGCGACCTATTTTCTCCGGGCGTCTGGCGAGTCGATGAACGGCGCCGGCATTGAGGATGGCGATCTGCTGGTGGTCGACAGCGCCCTGAAGCCGCAGGAGGGCGATATCGTCGTCGCGGCGCTGGAAGGGGAGTTCACGGTAAAAACCCTGCGTCTGCGCCCGGTGGCGCAGCTGGTGCCAATGAACCCGGATTTCCCGCCCATTACGCTTGCAGGCGACGGCGAACTGGTGATTTTCGGCGTGGTGACCTGGGTGTTGAAAAAGAGGCGCTGA
- a CDS encoding peptidase U32 family protein, with amino-acid sequence MRLQSHHLELLSPARDTAIAREAILHGADAVYIGGPGFGARHNASNSLQDIADLVPFAHRFGAKVFVTLNTILHDDELEPARKLIGQFYDAGVDALIVQDMGIMELDIPPIELHASTQCDIRSVEKAKFLSDAGFSQIVLARELNLNQIRAIHESTDATIEFFIHGALCVAYSGQCYISHAQTGRSANRGDCSQACRLPYTLKDDQGRVVAYEKHLLSMKDNDQTANLAALIDAGVRSFKIEGRYKDMSYVKNITAHYRQMLDAIIEDRGDLARSSAGNTAHYFVPSTEKTFHRGSTDYFVNARKIDIGAFDTPTFVGLPVGEVLSVAKDHLDVETTEPLANGDGLNVMIKREVVGFRVNVAEKTGENRYRVFPNEMPAALKTLRPRHTLNRNLDHNWQQALLKTSSERRVAVDIELGGWQEQLILTLTSEDGVSVTHTLDGQFDEANNPDKALTSLKEGLAKLGQTIYFARDVQITLPGALFVPNGQLNALRREAVEALDAARLANYQRGVRKPVSVPPPVYPETHLSFLANVYNHKAREFYQRYGVQLIDAAYEAHEEKGDVPVMITKHCLRFAFNLCPKQAKGNIKSWKATPMQLVHGDEVLTLRFDCKPCEMHVVGKIKNHILKMPHPGSVVASISPEDLLKTLPKRKGA; translated from the coding sequence ATGCGCCTGCAATCGCATCACCTTGAACTGCTCAGCCCCGCCCGCGATACCGCTATCGCCCGCGAAGCCATTCTGCACGGCGCAGATGCAGTCTATATCGGCGGCCCCGGCTTCGGTGCCCGTCACAACGCCAGCAACAGCCTCCAGGACATCGCAGACCTGGTGCCGTTCGCCCATCGCTTCGGCGCGAAAGTGTTTGTCACGCTCAACACCATTCTGCATGACGACGAACTGGAGCCGGCCCGTAAGCTTATCGGCCAGTTCTACGACGCGGGCGTCGACGCCCTGATCGTGCAGGATATGGGGATCATGGAGCTGGATATTCCGCCCATTGAGCTGCACGCCAGCACTCAGTGCGACATCCGCAGCGTCGAGAAAGCGAAGTTCCTCTCCGATGCTGGTTTCTCGCAAATCGTGCTGGCGCGCGAACTGAACCTCAACCAGATCCGCGCCATTCACGAAAGCACTGACGCCACTATCGAATTCTTTATTCACGGCGCGCTCTGCGTGGCCTATTCGGGCCAGTGCTATATCTCCCACGCCCAGACGGGGCGCAGCGCCAACCGCGGCGACTGCTCGCAGGCCTGCCGTCTGCCGTACACCCTGAAAGACGATCAGGGCCGCGTGGTGGCCTATGAAAAACACCTGTTGTCGATGAAAGACAACGATCAGACCGCCAACCTGGCGGCGCTTATCGACGCGGGCGTGCGCTCCTTCAAGATTGAAGGGCGCTACAAAGACATGAGCTACGTGAAAAATATCACGGCGCACTACCGTCAGATGCTTGACGCGATTATCGAAGATCGCGGCGATCTTGCGCGGTCTTCCGCCGGCAACACGGCGCACTATTTCGTGCCATCCACCGAGAAAACCTTCCATCGCGGCAGCACCGATTACTTCGTGAATGCCCGTAAGATTGATATCGGCGCGTTCGACACGCCGACGTTTGTCGGCCTGCCGGTCGGCGAAGTGCTGAGCGTTGCGAAAGATCATCTGGATGTCGAAACCACCGAGCCGCTCGCTAATGGCGACGGGCTGAACGTCATGATCAAGCGCGAAGTGGTGGGTTTTCGCGTTAACGTGGCGGAAAAAACCGGCGAAAACCGCTATCGCGTTTTCCCGAACGAGATGCCCGCCGCGCTGAAAACCCTGCGCCCGCGCCACACGCTTAACCGCAATCTCGATCACAACTGGCAGCAGGCGCTGCTGAAAACCTCCAGCGAGCGCCGCGTGGCGGTGGATATCGAGCTTGGCGGCTGGCAGGAACAGCTAATTCTGACCTTAACCAGCGAAGACGGCGTCAGCGTGACGCATACGCTGGACGGGCAGTTCGACGAGGCCAATAACCCGGATAAAGCGCTGACCAGCCTGAAAGAGGGCCTGGCGAAACTGGGGCAGACTATCTATTTCGCCCGCGACGTGCAGATTACGCTTCCGGGCGCGCTGTTCGTGCCGAACGGCCAGCTCAACGCCTTGCGCCGCGAGGCTGTCGAGGCGCTGGACGCCGCGCGTCTGGCGAATTACCAGCGCGGCGTGCGCAAGCCGGTTTCCGTGCCGCCGCCGGTCTATCCGGAAACGCACCTGAGCTTCCTCGCCAACGTCTATAACCATAAAGCGCGTGAATTTTATCAGCGCTATGGCGTGCAGCTGATTGATGCCGCTTATGAAGCGCACGAAGAAAAAGGCGACGTGCCGGTGATGATCACCAAACACTGCCTGCGCTTTGCCTTTAACCTCTGTCCGAAACAGGCGAAGGGCAACATCAAGAGCTGGAAGGCGACGCCGATGCAGCTGGTGCACGGCGACGAAGTGCTGACGCTGCGCTTTGACTGCAAACCCTGTGAAATGCACGTGGTCGGCAAAATCAAAAACCACATCCTGAAAATGCCGCACCCCGGCAGCGTGGTAGCCTCCATCAGCCCGGAAGATCTGCTGAAAACCCTGCCGAAACGCAAGGGCGCCTGA
- the ydgU gene encoding small membrane protein YdgU yields the protein MIRRYQFEIILTLLLLCGALTAFFYW from the coding sequence ATGATCCGCCGTTATCAGTTTGAGATAATCCTGACGCTGCTGCTGTTGTGCGGCGCGCTGACGGCCTTTTTTTACTGGTAA
- the umuC gene encoding translesion error-prone DNA polymerase V subunit UmuC, whose product MYALVDVNSFYASCETVFRPDLRDKPVVVLSNNDGCVIARSRQAKALGITMAEPYFKQRALFERHRVAVFSSNYAFYADMSKRVMDILEEMSPQVEIYSIDEAFIDLRGVSNVMALTEFGQEIRDRLWRETHLPVGVGIAPTKTLAKLANLATKKWPKSGAVVDLSDPARLRRALAHFDVDEVWGVGRRLSKKLNVMGINTAFDLANSPAWVIRKNFNVVLERTVRELRGEPCLGLDEFTAPKQQIVCSRSFGYRVTDYQDMRQAVCAWAERAAEKLRQEHQFCRQVAVFIRTSPHDDPQARYSNQALGQALTPTNDTRDIVRLAVSALDAIWREGYRYIKAGVMLGDFFSQGVAQLNLFDEHLPQANSAPLMHLLDEYNRSGKGKLWFAGQGIVKPWAMKREFLSPGYTTRFSELPRASVW is encoded by the coding sequence ATGTACGCGCTGGTCGACGTCAACAGCTTTTATGCCTCCTGCGAGACGGTGTTTCGCCCGGATCTTAGGGATAAGCCTGTCGTGGTGCTGAGCAATAACGACGGCTGCGTCATTGCCCGCAGCCGTCAGGCGAAAGCGCTCGGCATCACGATGGCGGAGCCTTATTTCAAACAGCGCGCGCTGTTCGAGCGCCACCGGGTGGCGGTCTTTAGTTCCAACTACGCTTTTTACGCCGACATGAGCAAACGCGTGATGGATATTCTCGAAGAGATGTCGCCGCAAGTGGAGATCTACTCGATCGATGAGGCGTTTATCGATCTGCGCGGCGTCAGCAACGTGATGGCGCTGACGGAATTTGGACAGGAGATCCGCGACAGGCTCTGGCGCGAAACCCATCTGCCGGTGGGCGTCGGCATCGCGCCCACCAAAACCCTCGCCAAGCTTGCCAATCTCGCCACGAAAAAATGGCCGAAGTCGGGCGCGGTGGTGGATCTCTCCGATCCGGCCCGGCTGCGCCGGGCGCTGGCGCATTTTGACGTGGACGAAGTGTGGGGCGTTGGCCGCCGGCTCAGCAAAAAGCTCAACGTAATGGGCATCAACACCGCGTTTGATTTGGCGAACAGCCCGGCGTGGGTTATCCGCAAAAACTTCAACGTGGTGCTGGAGCGCACCGTGCGCGAGCTGCGCGGCGAGCCGTGTCTGGGGCTGGATGAGTTTACCGCGCCGAAGCAGCAGATAGTCTGCAGCCGCTCGTTTGGCTACCGCGTGACCGACTATCAGGATATGCGTCAGGCGGTCTGCGCCTGGGCCGAGCGCGCGGCGGAAAAGCTGCGTCAGGAGCATCAGTTCTGCCGCCAGGTGGCGGTGTTTATCCGCACCAGTCCGCATGACGATCCGCAGGCGCGCTACAGCAATCAGGCGCTCGGCCAGGCGCTGACGCCCACCAACGACACCCGCGATATCGTCCGTCTGGCGGTGAGCGCGCTGGACGCCATCTGGCGCGAAGGTTATCGCTACATCAAGGCGGGCGTCATGCTGGGGGATTTTTTCAGCCAGGGCGTGGCGCAACTGAATCTGTTTGATGAGCATCTGCCGCAGGCCAACAGCGCGCCGCTGATGCATTTGCTGGATGAATATAATCGCTCCGGCAAGGGCAAGCTCTGGTTCGCAGGCCAGGGCATCGTCAAACCCTGGGCGATGAAGCGTGAATTTCTCTCACCCGGCTATACCACGCGTTTCAGCGAGCTGCCGCGCGCGAGCGTGTGGTGA
- a CDS encoding ASCH domain-containing protein, with product MTTQHDLQQKYPGARAWSFGDSPHMADELGALVASGAKRATCSDYHAWRQDAEPTLPGDYHIILNGAGEPLCVIRTHTLRMVAFCDVTDTLAALEGEGDLSLAYWRHEHEAFFTRAGCFAKDMLLMFEEFALVERC from the coding sequence ATGACAACGCAACACGACCTGCAACAGAAATATCCCGGCGCGCGCGCCTGGAGTTTCGGCGATTCACCGCACATGGCGGACGAGCTGGGCGCACTGGTGGCAAGCGGCGCTAAGCGCGCGACCTGTAGCGATTATCACGCCTGGCGCCAGGACGCGGAGCCAACCCTGCCGGGGGATTACCATATTATCCTCAACGGCGCGGGCGAGCCGCTGTGCGTGATCCGCACCCACACGCTGCGGATGGTCGCGTTTTGCGACGTGACCGACACGCTGGCGGCGCTGGAAGGCGAAGGCGATTTAAGCCTCGCATACTGGCGCCATGAGCATGAAGCGTTTTTTACCCGCGCGGGTTGTTTCGCGAAAGACATGCTGCTGATGTTTGAAGAGTTTGCCCTGGTGGAGCGCTGCTGA